The Mycolicibacterium aichiense region TGACACGCTCGATTAGTTTGTCAGCAATAGCGCGAAAACGCGCGATGCGCTCCTCGGCCTCCAACCGCTTCGCCCGCTCTGCATCGACCTCCGCCTGCTTGGTTTCGAGCTGAACACGAAGCTTTTCAATCCGCTCGCTAAGAGCCGCCACGATCTTGCCTAGGTTTTCGACACGCTCGCGAAAGCTGACGATGACCGCCTTGGCAGCCTCCTCGTTACCATCGACGTCACGCAACACAAGCTGCGTGACGACGTGCAGCCGCACCGCATCAGCGGCAACGCGGGCGACTGTGTAACCCGATGCTCGCCCACCGAGCGTTGCCGCGCCAACACCAGCCACACCAGTGAGCCCCGTGATCAGAGCCGCGCCACCAGCCATACCTAGCCCTCCCGCTGCGATCGACCCGCCGCCGAGCGCCGCCATTCCCGCGGTCGTCGCAACCGCGCCCGAGTAGCCAAGGACAAGTGAACCGAAAACGCCCGCGATCGCGGGCGCTGCGAGCCCGCCAGTCAGCAGGCCCACGCCGAGCCCCGCCCCAGCAAGGAGCGCGTACTTTGACCACGAGCCTGTCGCCGACAGCTTCTTGATGGCATCTTTGTAGGCGGTTTCCACGGCGTCGAGATCCTCGGGATGCAGCTGGTTCATCGCGCAATGGGCATCTGACAGGGTTTTGGCGCGGACGTTTCGGTCCCACTTGCCCTCGACCCACGGTTCGAAGCCGTACAAGTCAATGAGGACCAGCAGTGCTCGAGACCGCTTGGCGACCAGTCCCGAGATCTCCGGACCTGCGTCCTCCAGCGCCTCGAGATCGGTGGACTCGGTGGCTGTAATTTGGTAGACGACTTCGGCCAGCGGAGACGACCAGTCGCTAATGCTTCGGCTCTCGATGGCCTGGACCGCGGCAAGGCGAAACGCGTTTCGAACAGCGCGCTTGGAGGCGAGGCTCTTCCCAGCCGACGCTGCGATGTCACGCTGCATCATTCGGTACTGCCAAGCGGTGAGGATGAAATCCTCGTCTGCTGAAAGCTCAAGCTTCTTCTGCACGTGTTGGCCGTCCACCGTCAACACGCTAGCGGCATCCCCCGACAAGACGAGCGTTTCTCAGCATCGATCGCGCCGCGGTTGAACATTTCGTGCAAGCGATTCCTGTCCATTGGTCGGCGCAGCGAGCCACCGACGGGGGTGCCCGAAAGACGCGTGACGCACATCCGCCAGCACGGCCCAATCGACGATGGCGCAAATGTAGGAATCGACTCGCAAGTATTCGCGAACTTTGTCGGTGTGCTCAGGCCGACATCGGCACCGGGCACGGGCGTGGGCGCGATCAGGTCGTGGTGCCCCACCAAATAGCGGATCCTCGGTCCGACCTATTTCGTATACACATGATTGATGCGCTGCCTAGATTCTTCGGTGGGAGGTAGCAGTCGGAAATGAAGTTTAAGTGGGTTTCACCGGCGAACGGCACTTCGCGGCCCGTCCCCAAGCCGTTCAGTGCTGCGCCGACTTCGCCGAATGCGGTGCCCAACCGCCCGAACGCACAGACGGAACGTCCTGCTGTTATTCCCCCTCCAGCTCCAGTCACTTCCGGCCCGCGTATCGCGCCCGTTACGCGCGGCCCGATCGCAACAGACGCCGCAGATATTCCGACTCTCGACGGTGACGCTGCGAGAGCAGTCACGCACCGCGGCAGTCACATTCAGATCATCGCAGCCGCCGGCTCGGGGAAGACGGAAGTCGTTTCTCAGCGGGTGGCGTCGTTGCTCTCCGACGGAGAGCCGCCGGAGTCGATCGTCGCATTCACATTTACCGAGAAGGCCGCCGCTGAGCTCAAGGAGCGCATTCGTGAGCGGGTAACCGCACTCATGGGACCGAAGGCCACTGATCAGCTCGGCCGGTTGTTCGTCGGGACAATCCACGCGTATTGCTTCCGGATGCTCCAGATGTACGTGCCGCGGTATGAGACCTACACTCCGCTCGACGCAAATCAGCTGACGAACTTCCTTTACCAGCAGAGCAGGCTGATCGGTATCACCGCACTCGTACCTACCGACGGCACGTTCAAGAACATCGCTACTTTCCAGCGTGGCATCGACGTGATCGAGAACGAGCTGATCGAAATCGAGACCTTGCCCGCCGGCGACTTCAAGGCTGCGGTGGAGTCCTACTACGCAGCGCTCGATCGCCATCAGTTCATGTCGTTCGGCACGCAGATCGTCCGCGCCGTTGAGGCACTTGCCGACCCCGAAGTCCACGCCGCGGTGGTCGCTCCACTACGGCACCTCATCGTCGACGAGTACCAGGACGTCAACCCAGCGCAGGAGCGACTGGTCGAACTGCTCGCAAAGCCCCACGGCAATGCGGACGTCGTGGTGGTCGGTGACGACGACCAAGCGATCTACCAGTGGCGTGGCTCGTCAGTCACAAACATCGTTACTTTCGCCGATCGTTACCCCGCAGTCACTCAATTCACACTCCTGACCAATCGTCGCTCACGACCTGGAATCATCGAGGTTGCAAACCTTTTCGCCGAAACGATCCCCGGACGCATCCAAAAGCAGATGCTGCCATTTCGCGACGCTGACGGTCCGAGTGTCGCGATCGTCCGGGATCCGGGAAACGAGGGCGACGCGGCAGACGAGATAGCGCGGCAGATCCTCGACTTCCATTCGAAGGGGCTCCCCTACCGGGACATCGCGGTCCTCGTCCGCGGCCGGGCTGCCTATCCGGCGCTCATTGACGCCTTTGCCAAGGCGGCCATACCCGTACAAGCAGGCGGGCGGTCGGGGTTGTTTGCGCAATCCGAACCGCAGGTGTTCGGAGCCACGTACGCATGGATCGCCGACATCGATTGGGCGAATGCGAAATTCGCTCAACGGCAGAAGGTCACCCTCGACCTTCTGCTCAACGACTATTGCGCTGTATTCAATCTCGCGCACTCAATGCGCGCGAAACTGTCCACATATCTCGAGGAGTGGAAAGCGCGGGCGCTCGCGAGCGATTTCAATGAGAGCCTTGTCCGCGACTTCTACTCGTTGATGGCGTTGATTGAAGTCAACAAGTGGGATCTGTCGGATGCATTAATACGCAACCGTCTTGGGACCATCGCGCGGTTCACTGCCGTTCTAGCCGATTATGAGGGCGTCAGCTGGCGCGCACGCAAAGACCCGAATAACCCGACTGAACAGGTCGGCGGCCGCAGCGGTGGAGTGTGGTTCTACAAGAACCTCGCCATATTGCTCACTAATTTTGCCGTGGGTAGCTACGATGACTTCGCAGGCGAGGAAGGTCACCTCGACGACGCCGTAGCGCTGGGAACGATTCACGGCTCGAAAGGCCTGGAGTGGCCGGTAGTGTTCCTTCCGTCGCTAGTGAAGCAGCGATTCCCGTCGAATATGACCGGACGTGCGCAGGTGTTTCCCGGCGATCTCATCGGCCGTTTCGACCGGCAAAGGTACGAAGGTAGCGACGCCGACGAGCGGCGGCTGTTTTACGTCGCAATCACACGCGCCCGCGACGCAGTACTGCTGTCGAGCTTCTCCCTGCGAGACAACGGAAAGAGCCGCGGCGCATCGCCGTACTTCGATGAGGTCGTAAACGCCTACACAAAATCCGGCACGCCCACGTCCGCAACGAGTAAGGGTGCGTCGGCCGAGGCTGACATCGCGATCACCTACAGTGAACTGGCTGCATTCGAGTCTTGCCCGCGGAGCTACCTGCTGAAGAACGAGCTCGGATTCATGCCGGCAATTCAGCAAGAACTCGGGTACGGCAACGCGGTCCACCACACGATGCGGGTGCTCGCTGAGCGCACGCAGGCGACGGGCGCTATACCCACAGCGCTACAAGTGGATCAGCTGCTTAACTCCGAGTTCTTCTTGCCGTTCGCGAACAAGGCGGGCCACAGGGAGATGCGAGAGAAGGCGCGGCGTCTCGTCATGCGATACGTTAACGAACATTCTTCAGATCTGTTGCGCACCTGGGCAACTGAACGCCCATTCGAGCTCTATCTCGATGGCGCCGTAATCTCAGGTCGCGCCGACGTCATCTACGACAGCCACGACGGGCAGATTGGACGAGTCGCAATCGTGGACTACAAGACGTCAACCGGCGGGCAGATCGACCCGCTGCAACTGCAGATCTATACAGAAGCCGGACGACGCGAAGGACTCGATGTCGGCGGCGCCTTCATTCAGGACCTCGGCGCTGAGACTCGGTACGACGTAGCCATCGATACAAAATCGATCTCGGATGCCGAGACTCAGATTATCACCACCGTAGACGCGTTGCGACGCCGTGAATTCGAGCCGAAACCGGACCGCAGAAAGTGCCGTCAGTGTGACGTGCGGCAGATCTGCTCGGCCTCAGCGACCTAGTGGCGCCTCGGCGCAACCCATGACGCACCTCGAACTCAAGCGCTGTATTCCTCCGCGAGGTCAGATTCGTAGAAAGCGTCCGCCCGCTTGTCCTCATGTAAAACAGCTTCTCGCACAGCAGGTTTCGTCATATCGAGCACTTTCATCTTGCTCCCGACCTGAGCGACCGCTTCGATGCGGTGGAACTCATCGCCGAACTCTTGCGCAAATCCTGCGAGTGCCTTCAGTTTGGTCACAGCGTCATCGAGGTGCGTCCCATGTGGGTCGACGATCGACGCTTTCACCTCTCCTCCGACATCATGGAAGAACACGAAATCGGGATGCATCGTTCGCCAATTTCCTTGACCGTCGCGATAGGCGATGCCGATAGAATCTACCGCCGAACGCGGCGGGTTGCGATACCAACCGACCGCGCCTTCGGCGAGTTCGGCGTTCACCACCTTCTGTTCCCACTTGTTCAGCGACGACAGAGGAAACAGTCCGTCTTCGTCCGACATTAAGTGCCGTCCGACAAGGGGCGCATCAATTTCGGTGTCATCTTCGAGGACCTTGTAATCCTCCATGCGGGATCTCGGCTGACCGAGTTCTCCGCGCTGGGGTTCGGTGGTCATCGCGCGAATGTCCTCATAGTCCTGTTGGCGTACATCGGGGAGCGACTTGATGGCGACGCGGTGCTGCGCGAACCAACTGTCCACTAGTTCAGTCGCCTCCTGGTCAACCTTCTCGCGCACCTCTTTGATCATCGAGAGCGCGGAGGCGCGCACGTAGGCGTCACGCAGTCCGTCATCGTCATCATCATCCGCGCCAGCGAGATGGTTAACGTACGACTGCGCGACGTCCGCGCCGAAGGCCTTCTTGGCGTCCTCGAAAGCCGACCTGATCGCGCGGTCGTCTGCACGCATCGAGAACTCTCGATATGTGAGCTTCTTCGACTCTGATGTCCCCGAGATCTCCTGTATGTCGACGCGCCAAACCTCGTCGATTTGCTCGTCAAGCAGGCCGCTGTACCGGGTCGCATACGTGTCGAGTATCAGGTGCATTTCGCGCTCCGCATCGGACAATGCACCGGGGCGAACACCATCCATCGCAAGCGACTGAGCCAGGGCGACAAGCCTTCTAACTGGTCGCGCGCCCCGTTTGGGCAATGTCTGTGTCGGAAGCCTGCTCCAGACCGACCACACTGACTCTGGAATGGACGGGTTGTCGCGAAGAACGCGGCCGTCGAGCAGAATCTTCTTCGTTGTCCCGGTCCCGGGCATTTCTTCAAGTTGGCCGGTGAGATAACGCACGACATTCCCCGCCGTCGTGCGGTCGAAGAACGGCAAGATGCACTCGACGGCGTTGAGCGCCTCGTCGCCCGGCACACGGCGCGCCAACGGACTGCGGACCATACGACCCAACAGCTGAGTGATGTGCGTCGTGTCCTTCGCAGGACGGAAGGACACCATCACCTCCGCGCGCGGGCAGTCCCAGCCCGTCGAGATCGCATCCTTCGCAACAAGTACACGCACTTCAGGCGTCTCCTGGACGCGTTGCGGCTCGATCCAGCCAACATCCCAACGGCCGAAATGCTGACGGGCGTGGTCGCCCAATACGTGAGCGACACTACCGCCGTACAACTCAGGGACCACCTCGGCGATGGTGTCGAGGGCACGACCGATTTCGTCGGGTTCCGGCGTGTTCGGTGTCTGCAGAACAAGCAGAGGCACGACTGTGACGGCGAGCCCTTGCTCATTCGAGTAAGAGGCCCACCGCTCAGTCGAGGCGGCGAGTTTCTGCGCAGCGAGCTTCACCAGCGTCGTGTCGAAGTTTCCTGCTTCGTTCGGAATATCAAGGCTCACGACGTCCTTGACGAGTCCGGACTCCTGCACTCGGTTCGGGTCGACCATCACTGCGGGATACTCGCGGCGATGCCCGGACTCGTCCGCTTCCTTCATCGCGGACTCGAAGCGCTCGATCGTTGCCGAGATACCCCAGACAATCGGGATCGCCGGATAACCGGCATGGCCCTGAACGAGCCTTCGGACAATCGTCGTCTTGTCCGTGCTGGCTTTGGTGTTGAAGCCGCGATGCGCCTCATCAAGAACGAGGTAAAGCGTCAGGTCCTCGTCCGCGATCGTATTTGCGATCGTCTCCCAAATCGTGTAGCCCTGTAGATCCGGTGTACCGGGCAGCACCTGCTGATTCTCATCCTCCACGTGTCCGCGCGTCAGTTTTGAGCTCTTCGAAAGTTTCTGGGTGTTAAGGAAATACACTTTGCCGGGGTCCAGCTTGGCCTTAGCGAACGGGGGTTCGATCGTTACGAGATCCGACGATGTGAACTTCTCGGACGCGTCCATTAACCGCATGCGCGTTTGATCATTGAGATTTGGATCGTCCGAGAACCAGAGCACGACAGCTCCCTCGTCCGGCTCGAAGTCGAACGTCTCCGACCCGTAGAAGAGTGCCTCGATAACTGCGGCCGCCATGACCGTCTTACCCGCGCCCGTTGGCGCGGTGAGGGCTACAGAAGATTCCTTCCCGTCGCGCTCCCAAGCCGTTTGGGCGCGGTCGAGCGTCCGAAGAATGTCGTCCACGGCATCTTCTTGGTAATCCTTTAGAGTGAACTTCACAGTGTGCTACGCCCCGTCTCAATCTCGAAGTTCTGAAGGTACGCCTCGTACAACCGAACCGGCTCCACCTGATCGGGCAATTCGCGCACCACCGATTCGAACAGGCGATCCTCGTCTGTGACGATGAATGCGACTCGAATACTGTCCATCGCAGCAACAGCCTTAAGGAATCTCTCGGACTGATTCAGGTCCGCCAGAACGCCGTAGGTGTCGGCAGCGTTCCAGCCCGCCGACATATCCTCGATGCGGCGGCCTTGCGAACCAGCTCGCAACCACAAAAGCGGTGCGACTTTCTCGAACTCGCGGTTCGACGAAACCCGGAGTGGGGCCTCATATGTCAGGGCGAAGAACTCAACATTTTCATCGAATCCGTCAGCGATCGGAAATTCATCAGTGAACTTGTAGTCACCCCTTACAGGGTCGCCATTGGGAGTGTTGCCCGTGATCGCCGCAGCGAGCCGAGGCTGTGTAATGTGCCGGCAGATTCCCCGCTGCTCCCATTCCGGATCCCCGGGGCGGTAGCTTTGATCAACGAGCTCTTTCTGCTCGTCGGCTCCGACCTCATTGTTGGTGACGCTGATCGAACGGCGTCGACCACCGTCCTGCTTGTTTAAGCGCATAACGGCGTGCGCCGTGGTGCCGGAACCAGCAAAGAAATCAACGATCGTGGCATTCGGCTTGTTCACAACCGCGAAGCGGAGCGCATCCTCCACCGCATAAAGGGATTTCGGAAAAGGAAACTTGCGCCCAGGGATCAATGTGGCCAGCAATGACGAACCGAACAAGCCCGCGTCGTGAGCAGGGGCGGTCCACACCGTCCTTGGTGCGGTCGTGCGAATTGCGCCCTCGCGATGTCGCAAGATGAGCGCACCTCGGTCATCTTTGCCAAGTTGCTCGATCTCGCCGGCTGCAATGCGTTTCTTCTCGGCCGTGCGTAGATAGTTTACTTTATGACCTGAGGAAGAAGAATTGATCCTGGCGGTCCCATCGAGGAATGCTTTCCTAATCGCTACAGCGCCAAGTTGCCATGTATTCTCGTCGCCATTCGGGCGTATAGGCCATATCGCAGTCAATCCTGGCGCAGGCGCAGCCACCGCATTTCTATCCGACTGCAGAGGTATTGTCTCGCCGACCGAGTGCAAACGGCCGTCTGCGTGAACCCAAATTGGATAGAATAGATTTGGACGGGCAGTTCGAGAGCTGTTGGATCCCGTTCGCATTAGTGAAAACCAGATGGGAGCCTTCACCGCCGTGGCATCACCCTCAGCACTACTGAGGGGCGCTGGTACAACGCCGGAGCCTTCTCCAAGAACAACGTAGAACAGATACTCTTCGGTCCGAGTGAACGCTCCTGGCCGCGCAACGCCCGCGCGAGGGTTCGTTACGTCTGTAACCATCTGAACCCGCGCTTCGGGGAACACTTGCTCGAGCAGTAGCCCTAACCGCAGATACTCTTTCTCGTCAATCGTCACAATGAGCACTGAATCATCCGGGTTGAGTAACTGCTTCGCCAACTTCAATCGTCGCTCCATAAAAGCGAGCCACTTCGAGTGGCGGTATAAGTCCTCGCCCTCGACGTAATCGTTGTTGTATTTCCAGTCCCTTGCGCCAGTGTTATAAGGCGGGTCGATATAGATAACATCGACTTGCGCGCGGTGTGTGAACAGAAGTGTTTGGAGCGCGTGATAGTTCTCGGCATTGATGACCGAGTGGTAGGGCTTGTCGCCGCCGCGTTCGATTTTTCCGGTAGAGACGAGACCGGGATAGATCGGATCCCGGAACTCGGCTACAACGACGAGGTCGTCGACGAGCGCCTCCGCGGTCTCGTCGTCGCCGATCAATTCCAGCGATGCCGTTCGGATGCCGGATGCATCTCTAGTGAACTCCACGACACGCCAGAGTCGGGCATCACGCGCACTCGATTTCGATCCGCGCGGTGGGAGAATTCGCACCTTGTCACCCCGCCGCACTGGGCGACCGGGCAGCTCGACTGCCTCGGGCACGTGACGTTCGAAGTTCAAGCCAAAGGCCCGCCGGTTTGAGAGGGCATCGACCTCTCGCCTCAGATCCTTTGCAAGCGCAGGATCCTTGGTCTCGAGTTGCCGAAGCAGGTCATTCAGCCGGGACACAGCTCTCCTTTGTTACGTCGGGATCGGACGGCAAATGCTCGCCATATTAGGTTCATTCGTCATCTGACACGTCAATGACGCTGCGCGCGAACGTCGCCAGGATCCGCACGTGCGTTTGCCGAGGCAACTGACGCGTGCCGGGCTCACCGAAGGGCGTTCCGGGCCGGGCAGGGGCTTCAGCCAGCAGATCGTCGAGCCCGGGACGCGCGAGCATAAGGAGTCCGTGTGTCGCGCGCGTGCACGCGACCGCGAGTCGCCCGAACGACGAGTTGAATGTGTCGAGTTCGGCGGCGCCGTTCAAGGGGTGCACCGCGATCGTGACGCCGTTCGTGTTGCCCTGCCACGAATCAACCGTCGAAGCGACGATGTCGCGATCCGTTAGGTTGTGCTTTTTCTGCAGCCGGTCGACGATCTCCTTCGCGTCATCAACCGACTGATTGCGCGTCGCAAGGATCGCGATCAGTGGATACTGATGATCGCCTCGAGGACTAATCCTGTCCCAGTTGCCTGTTGGCCGCCCCGGCACGTCGATGTCGTACGTCGCTGAAATGAGCGACACTTCAGCCGTGAAGAACTCGTCTACAACGTATTCGACGAACTCCATGAGCGGCATATCGATGTCAGCAGCTTCAGGCTCCGGCAGACCAGCAACTTCGAGCAAGGTTGGTACGCCCGTACCAACCTGTCGCCAAATCTCGGCCACGCCATCGTCCATGGAACCGAGGTCGATCTCACGATCACCGGGTGCTGCGACGCAGTCAAGCGATTCCCATTCCGGGTAGAAGGCACGCCATAGAGCAAGGTGGCCAGCGCACGGCCGCCACACCGTCGGGAGCTCGCGCGACCACGTCCGCGGATCATCGTCATACTCGGTGGGCCACGCACGATACGGGTTGTAGCCCGGGTCTCCGCGCCACGGATTTTCGCCAATCTCCAGCGGTGGCAATTGGCCTACGTCGCCCACGCCGACCCATAGCGGTGCAATCTTCGTGATCCGGTCGAACAAGTGGTGTGCGATCTGCCAGGCTTCGTCGACGAACAGCACGTCGAACGGAGCAACCCCGTTCGCAGCGTCGCCGAGGTGGTTGCGCAACCGTCCCACTTCGCCGATGGCACCGAACCGGGCGGCAGTCGCGATTACGACCTTCACATCTGTCGGAAGTTGACTCGTCGATGTGACTACGCTGGCAGCGGCGAGCACTTCACTTGGGATGGCGTTGTACGCCTCATGACTCGCCAGCAGCGCGACGGCGTCCTTGCCGAGGGAATCCGCCACAGATACCGCGAGTGGTCGTACCTGTTTGTTGGTAAACGCGGTGATGGCGACGCGTCGTCCTTCCGCATGCTGTGTCGCCTCGACTACGAGGCGCTTCAGTGCGTACGACTTCCCCGCGCCCGCTGATGCTTTCAGCAGGATCCGCTCCATGGGAGAGGTGCCCGCTAGCATGTCCGCCAGTTCGGCGCTGGCCTCGTCGGAAACGCAATCGTTCAACGCCGCAGCGTCCTCATGATGCTTGTCGCCGATCGCGACGTCGAGCGGCCCTTGGAAATGACCGGTCTCGCCGTGTTCCGTCGTCACTCCAGGTCGTCCATCGTCTCGTCGTCGGGCACCGGTTCTGGCGCAACCGCAAACGCGTTGCCCGCCGCTGCTTGGGCCGCCGACACTTCGAACGCGTCATCGTCGCGTACTGGTGGCCATTTCTCCGGATTCAATTCGCCGCGGGCGCGCCGGGACGCGATGAGGTCGGAGAATTCGGCCTCGCTGCGCTCATGCGAACGGCAGCACCACCGGTGCGTCTGAGGGTCAGCGTCGTACGACGCGAAGGTGCAATCGGCTTTGGGCGCCGATGTCGTGTCGGGCTTCGGTTTTGCAACGGACAGAACGCTATTCCCCGAAAGTTTTGAGAACCAAGCGAAGTCGGCGATCACGAGGTGGTCGCCGACTTCGACTGCGGGGACCGTGTGCGGATCCCATCGTAGGAGGGCCGCTTCTTTGCCCGTCGCAGAGAGCGGACCGATGGAGAGTTCGCCGATCTTGAAGCTGCCGGCCGGCGCCGAATCAACCCACACGCCTGGTTCCTCAACGCTAGCGGCCCCGTTTAGCGTCAACATCACCACACGCGTCCCGTCCACGATTCGCCGGGATTCGACATCGAGCTCGAGCGGCTCAACTGCCGCCACTGTCGCAAATGCGACGGAGCGGTTTCCGGCATCCGCCGCCATGTCCTGCGCCGCTTGCGGATTCGAGAGCGCGAGTAACTGCGACGCGCACACCCCGTCGCTCTCGGTCATCGGAACCAACGAATTGCGCCAGGGGCGATAGGTCCGACCGAAGCGGACCAAATCGGAGGCGTGTAGCTCGAGTCGCCGACGCCACACCTGCTGCGCGTCGGACTCGATGACACGGTACGAGTCTCGGAGTGTCGACGATCCGACGCCGTCTAGCGCGTCGAGTGCGCGTTCGAGGGTCTCTGCTTTGTATTGCAACTCATCGATCACCAACGCCTCGTACAACTCTGGATCCGCGGCACCCGCGCCCGTAGTGATACCCCGTTTTCCCACAAGTGCCTCGTGAATCGCGTCAGACGTGGCGTTCTTGAGGCGTGCCCCCGGCGTGTGCTCGGAATTCTCGATCGCGTCCGCGAACGATCGGTGATCGATGGGGGCGGACGCGTCGGCTTCCGCCCAACCGACGAGGTAATCGAGGCGCCCCGAGTTCACCATCGGGCCTCCGGCCACAACGTGCCGCGCCAGCACCTCGCGGATATCGATGATCGGGCACCGCAGCCGGAACGCGCGTGAGCGGTCGTCCTCAAGCAATAGAGCAATCGCGGTGCGTTCAACCTCGGAAATCGGACGAGGCATCGTTGCCGGCTCCCCGTCGTACGTCAGAGCCGGCCTTCCCTCCTCCTTATCGCGCTCCCACCGCAGGCGACTGAGCTCGACCCCCGCGAGGTTGTCCGCGGCTGAGACGAGCAGGTCCGCAGTCGCTTTATCGGGTACGACGAGGTGCACAGCGTCAGGCACTCCTTCGCCCGCTGCCTTCCGCTGCTCGCGCATCGCACGGTTCAATGCAGAACCGATGCGGCGCATTACCGTTCGCCGTGTGTCGGAGGACTGCGGGTCTGCGAAAACCGTGAACTCCCAGTCATCCCGGCCCTGTGCCGTTACTCGCTGAAGGCCGATGCCGTGGACGCCAAGCGCCGCCGCGTCCGACTTCGCGAGCACCACATTCACCGTTCCCGGAGCGCCCGCCTGATCGACACGTCGCTGCCCGGTGAACTGGGGGATCCCGTCAAGAGTTGCCGCTATGTTCGCCGTCATCGATGCTGGCAGCAGACCTACTTCGGAGACGCCGTCGACCAGGCCGAGCGCATGCCGACGCTTGTCACCCCTCACTCCGATCTCGATAAGCAGGTCATCTGGGGAATTTGAATTGCGGAGTTCGTCACGGCAGTAGCTAAAGAGTGTGCAGGTCGGGCAGGCTCCCGGATCGAACGCCGCCTCGAGGTGAGCCACCAACGGCTTCACGTCGTCGCCAACCGTGTGCCCCGATTGATCCGCCTCGCGGCGGCGTTCTTCGATACGGAGCGTCACCTCTTCGGCGTAGTCGTGGAGGTTCTCGACCACGGGCTCGGGCTGGAGAAACGCATTGCGCGGGACCGCTAGGACACCGAAGGTATGCACCGACATCCCGGCCGGTAGCCGGGACCAGGCCCGCGCCGATTCGGCGCCGACGGCGACCTGGAGGAAGCCTTTCAACATGCGCGCATCGTCGATCCGCGAACGGACTCGCTCGTAATCTTTTGCGTCGCCCATCACGAGCCATGTGGCGTTGGGATCCTCCACCGACGGAGCGATCACCGCGAAGTCGGGCTTCACATCGGTCGCGCGCGTGTTCTCGAATCCGACGAACGGCACTGCGAGCTGGAAGATCAGGGTGCTCGCTCCGGTGTCGATCGCCCGCGCATGCGCATCCGCGAACGCCTGTGCAGTCGAGTCGACGTTCATGTGAGCGTTGACGGTGACGACTTCTGTGGGACGCGCTAGACCGATTGCGCCGACTGTGCGCGTGGCGACCTGACTGGCGAAGCTTTCACTCTTGACGAGCCGTTCGAAGGTGATCGCGCGCATCCACCGCGCCTGCGGGATTCCGGCGGCGGTGTCGGGGAAACCGACGGACTTCGCCAAGTTGCGGCGGGTTAAGCCGGTGATTAGCGGGTCGGTACCCCGGAAACGCGCGCAGGCCGCGTGCGACGACGCGGCAACGGCGCTGGACCCGCCCCCCGCAACCTCGATAGCCATCCTTGCCTTCGCCCCGCTTGTCGCCTGTCCAATTTAGCTCGCGCTACACCTTAGTTAAGACCTGTGACAGGCACTCGCAAACACGGCACTTCGCAGTGATTCCTACATCTCGAAAGCGACCGCGTTGAGAGTCAACGTTGTTGTCCTGTCCGAACATCAGCCGCGAAGTTGCTGCGAAAGTCCTTGCTTGGAGATCAACTTCTATCCCAGATTGGGGATATACATGTCGATGATCTTGGCCTTTGAAAGCCTTGCTCCGGTTGGTTCTACGTCCGCGAATCGCCATGAAACGGACTTCTCGTGAAGCGCATCGACCGCACGCCGATTGGAGTCGAGCTACCCGACATCAGCCAACAACCTCAATGCCCCGCCACGCGACAGCTGCTCGTGCTCCCGCGAGTTCCGGTACGTCCGTAGACATCCGTAGCACGACGTCTCTTCACCGCAGTCACAGTTGGTAATGCGCTGAACTGCTGTCTTTAGTACCGGACCGATATTGGCGGCAATGACCTT contains the following coding sequences:
- a CDS encoding ATP-dependent helicase, which produces MKFKWVSPANGTSRPVPKPFSAAPTSPNAVPNRPNAQTERPAVIPPPAPVTSGPRIAPVTRGPIATDAADIPTLDGDAARAVTHRGSHIQIIAAAGSGKTEVVSQRVASLLSDGEPPESIVAFTFTEKAAAELKERIRERVTALMGPKATDQLGRLFVGTIHAYCFRMLQMYVPRYETYTPLDANQLTNFLYQQSRLIGITALVPTDGTFKNIATFQRGIDVIENELIEIETLPAGDFKAAVESYYAALDRHQFMSFGTQIVRAVEALADPEVHAAVVAPLRHLIVDEYQDVNPAQERLVELLAKPHGNADVVVVGDDDQAIYQWRGSSVTNIVTFADRYPAVTQFTLLTNRRSRPGIIEVANLFAETIPGRIQKQMLPFRDADGPSVAIVRDPGNEGDAADEIARQILDFHSKGLPYRDIAVLVRGRAAYPALIDAFAKAAIPVQAGGRSGLFAQSEPQVFGATYAWIADIDWANAKFAQRQKVTLDLLLNDYCAVFNLAHSMRAKLSTYLEEWKARALASDFNESLVRDFYSLMALIEVNKWDLSDALIRNRLGTIARFTAVLADYEGVSWRARKDPNNPTEQVGGRSGGVWFYKNLAILLTNFAVGSYDDFAGEEGHLDDAVALGTIHGSKGLEWPVVFLPSLVKQRFPSNMTGRAQVFPGDLIGRFDRQRYEGSDADERRLFYVAITRARDAVLLSSFSLRDNGKSRGASPYFDEVVNAYTKSGTPTSATSKGASAEADIAITYSELAAFESCPRSYLLKNELGFMPAIQQELGYGNAVHHTMRVLAERTQATGAIPTALQVDQLLNSEFFLPFANKAGHREMREKARRLVMRYVNEHSSDLLRTWATERPFELYLDGAVISGRADVIYDSHDGQIGRVAIVDYKTSTGGQIDPLQLQIYTEAGRREGLDVGGAFIQDLGAETRYDVAIDTKSISDAETQIITTVDALRRREFEPKPDRRKCRQCDVRQICSASAT
- a CDS encoding DEAD/DEAH box helicase yields the protein MKFTLKDYQEDAVDDILRTLDRAQTAWERDGKESSVALTAPTGAGKTVMAAAVIEALFYGSETFDFEPDEGAVVLWFSDDPNLNDQTRMRLMDASEKFTSSDLVTIEPPFAKAKLDPGKVYFLNTQKLSKSSKLTRGHVEDENQQVLPGTPDLQGYTIWETIANTIADEDLTLYLVLDEAHRGFNTKASTDKTTIVRRLVQGHAGYPAIPIVWGISATIERFESAMKEADESGHRREYPAVMVDPNRVQESGLVKDVVSLDIPNEAGNFDTTLVKLAAQKLAASTERWASYSNEQGLAVTVVPLLVLQTPNTPEPDEIGRALDTIAEVVPELYGGSVAHVLGDHARQHFGRWDVGWIEPQRVQETPEVRVLVAKDAISTGWDCPRAEVMVSFRPAKDTTHITQLLGRMVRSPLARRVPGDEALNAVECILPFFDRTTAGNVVRYLTGQLEEMPGTGTTKKILLDGRVLRDNPSIPESVWSVWSRLPTQTLPKRGARPVRRLVALAQSLAMDGVRPGALSDAEREMHLILDTYATRYSGLLDEQIDEVWRVDIQEISGTSESKKLTYREFSMRADDRAIRSAFEDAKKAFGADVAQSYVNHLAGADDDDDDGLRDAYVRASALSMIKEVREKVDQEATELVDSWFAQHRVAIKSLPDVRQQDYEDIRAMTTEPQRGELGQPRSRMEDYKVLEDDTEIDAPLVGRHLMSDEDGLFPLSSLNKWEQKVVNAELAEGAVGWYRNPPRSAVDSIGIAYRDGQGNWRTMHPDFVFFHDVGGEVKASIVDPHGTHLDDAVTKLKALAGFAQEFGDEFHRIEAVAQVGSKMKVLDMTKPAVREAVLHEDKRADAFYESDLAEEYSA